The Episyrphus balteatus chromosome 4, idEpiBalt1.1, whole genome shotgun sequence genome includes a window with the following:
- the LOC129918633 gene encoding nephrin, with protein MANLSRQGLCIFFGLLLAHFPINIVTGQQQQQINYAIQSFRITPHDVHILEGTDTLLRCEISNRVGKVQWTKDGFALGFSTIIPGYPRYSVIGDFNQGVYNLQISNTTLEDDAEYQCQVGPAKGNPAIRANAKLNIIAAPTSIQLDGYGSNSRVEVIEKQNLTLKCIVENAKPAAEIVWYRGNIEYNSAYEPEVQVKETQLKTFTTTSTITIRPSADDDYKDFSCQAKHRALPPDVPMRANIHLSVLYPPGAPFFEGYSTGENLRRGQNVEIACRSRGGNPPAQLLWYKNGQPIVSPQKNMGRLSENVYKFVADSSDNGAKLSCEAKNILSEKALKADLELSVTFSPAEVTISGPTEALAEQTVQLSCSSAPSNPIAEVSWSVDGQQMNATNSKSQQSPEGGWITVSNLSVTIGSNKRFLVAVCHGFNAALTEAVVATHTINILHPPSAPSLTGYTEGQIIVAGSIQKLTCASSGGNPPPSLIWYKNDKKLNSASKLNGNTVISELTILANASDNQARYKCHVESPASDIPLFEEKTLQVYFPPETVKIRIEPKDLHPGTTAKLICDSSSSNPPAMVSWWKDGIPVNGANPSNRSGLWGGAVSTLELFINITQEMHDSIYTCQSINEALQRSVHETISLDILYPPKFATSQPVTFTGVEGEPLQIPLVATANPMTMSFTWTKDGFPISSNNNRIASNSNERILAEGPVLNIIKLERTDAGRYTCEAMNSQGTTTMGVHVIVEYAPDIESISDGNIFAPGQDAVLSCSINGKPLTEDHVRWERSGYDMATRTTAAFVNGTSYLHIKNVQHSDVGNFTCMVDNQRGAMAQRDVLLIVESAPKVDKFPSATRFAAGLGERGILQCTAQGAPAPMFVWRKNGKEIKMYRRNKFRSEEFQIDKLSSGSRLFIESVLNDDYGVYECVAKNMHGESSAAIQLNKPSRPESPQKLMINNVTDNSVVLSWIAGFDGGLPVYYRIRYRQLDEDKYKYVEARPNFLNATISGLQSNTVYVFSVMAANEAGGSKFLPDMKVTISVNKSEAITATETTEKSEMPNLVIIGITSAAMILLILNAALVAWFVIRRQNKDSSESEHQTDDAYSKDDNQSDYKGENHKKAASTYLVENVDIIQSASFPPKYQESSLSSPPYTINADYTKTLPNPKRHAKIMNDNRSKDDHMLVSNGLYIPSPSPASSLVIKGSYISSPSPAPPPDGSYFNMSDKYLSYPPVVY; from the exons CGCACTTTCCAATTAATATCGTCACaggacaacaacaacaacaaattaacTACGCCATACAATCTTTCCGTATTACCCCCCACGATGTACACATCCTCGAAGGTACCGACACCCTGCTACGTTGTGAAATATCCAACCGAGTCGGAAAAGTTCAATGGACAAAAGACGGATTTGCATTGGGATTTTCCACCATCATCCCCGGTTATCCACGATATTCGGTTATTGGTGATTTTAATCAAGGAGTCTACAATTTACAAATATCGAATACAACTTTGGAGGACGATGCTGAATATCAATGTCAAGTTGGCCCAGCAAAAGGTAATCCAGCTATACGGGCCAATGCAAAGCTCAATATAATCG ctGCGCCCACATCAATTCAATTAGATGGTTATGGTTCAAATTCTCGAGTTGAGGTtattgaaaagcaaaatttgactttgaagtgCATAGTGGAAAATGCCAAACCTGCCGCTGAAATTGTTTGGTATCGAGGAAATATCGAATATAATAGTG CTTATGAACCGGAAGTGCAAGTGAAAGAAACACAATTGAAAACTTTTACCACCACTTCGACAATTACCATTCGTCCAAGTGCCGACGATGACTACAAGGATTTTTCCTGTCAAGCAAAACACCGCGCTCTACCCCCAGATGTCCCGATGCGTGCCAATATTCATCTATCTGTTCTGt aTCCTCCAGGGGCACCATTTTTCGAAGGCTATTCCACTGGGGAAAACTTGAGACGAGGACAAAATGTCGAAATTGCTTGTCGCAGTCGAGGTGGCAATCCGCCTGCCCAATTGTTGTGGTATAAAAATGGCCAGCCAATTGTTTCACCACAAAa GAACATGGGACGTCTATCGGAGAATGTCTATAAATTTGTAGCCGACTCAAGTGACAATGGAGCGAAATTAAGTTGTGAGGCGAAAAATATTCTTTCGGAAAAGGCCCTAAAGGCCGATCTTGAACTGTCTGTGACAT TTTCTCCAGCTGAAGTGACTATTTCGGGTCCCACAGAAGCCTTAGCCGAACAAACGGTTCAGCTATCGTGCTCTTCTGCACCATCGAATCCAATTGCAGAGGTAAGTTGGAGTGTAGATGGACAGCAAATGAATGCCACCAATTCGAAAAGCCAACAAAGCCCTGAAG GTGGTTGGATAACAGTATCAAACTTATCAGTGACCATTGGCTCAAATAAAAGATTCCTGGTTGCCGTGTGTCATGGATTTAATGCAGCCTTGACAGAAGCAGTGGTGGCAACGcatacaataaatattttgc ATCCACCATCAGCCCCATCACTAACAGGATACACCGAAGGCCAAATAATCGTCGCCGGATCAATTCAAAAGCTCACCTGTGCGTCATCTGGTGGCAATCCACCGCCATCCTTAATTTggtataaaaatgataaaaag TTAAACTCTGCATCTAAATTGAATGGAAATACAGTTATCTCCGAATTGACAATATTGGCTAACGCATCAGATAACCAAGCTCGTTACAAATGTCACGTAGAAAGCCCAGCTAGTGATATTCCATTATTTGAAGAGAAAACCTTACAAGTTTACT TTCCACCTGAAACCGTCAAAATCCGAATCGAACCAAAAGATCTCCATCCGGGAACAACAGCCAAATTGATTTGTGACTCCAGTTCTAGCAATCCCCCAGCAATGGTGTCCTGGTGGAAGGATGGAATACCTGTTAAtg GAGCAAATCCTTCAAATCGTTCCGGTTTATGGGGTGGCGCAGTGTCGACGCTGGAATTATTCATTAATATCACACAAGAGATGCACGACTCGATATACACCTGCCAGAGTATAAATGAAGCATTGCAGCGTAGCGTGCATGAAACAATTTCCCTGGACATTTTAT ATCCTCCTAAATTTGCCACATCTCAGCCAGTGACATTTACGGGGGTGGAAGGCGAACCACTACAAATCCCATTAGTGGCAACTGCTAATCCAATGACAATGTCATTCACCTGGACTAAGGATGGCTTTCCGATTTCATCGAACAACAACAGAATTGCTAGCAATAGCAATGAGAGAATTCTTGCGGAAGGACCTGTTCTAAACATAATCAAATTGGAGAGAACCGATGCCGGCAGATATACCTGCGAAGCTATGAACTCACAGGGAACAACGACAATGGGTGTCCATGTGATTGTCGAAT ATGCACCAGACATCGAATCAATATCGGATGGAAACATTTTTGCTCCCGGACAGGATGCAGTACTTTCGTGTTCGATTAATGGCAAACCATTAACCGAAGACCATGTCAGATGGGAGAGATCTGGCTACGATATGGCTACTCGAACTACGGCAGCTTTCGTCAACGGAACCTCGTATTTGCACATCAAAAATGTCCAACACTCTGACGTTGGCAACTTTACGTGCATGGTTGACAATCAGAGGGGTGCTATGGCACAGCGGGATGTCCTACTAATTGTTGAAT ctgCTCCAAAAGTCGATAAATTTCCGTCAGCAACGCGGTTTGCGGCAGGTTTAGGCGAACGTGGTATACTGCAATGTACGGCTCAAGGTGCTCCAGCACCCATGTTCGTTTGGCGGAAAAACGGCAAAGAAATTAAGATGTATCGCCGGAACAAGTTTAGGAGTGAAGAATTTCAAATTGACAAACTATCATCTGGATCAAGGTTGTTTATTGAGTCGGTGCTGAACGACGATTACGGTGTGTACGAATGTGTGGCAAAGAACATGCATGGCGAGTCAAGTGCTGCAATACAGTTGAACAAGCCATCGCGACCCGAAAGTCCTCAGAAGTTGATGATTAATAACGTGACCGATAATAGTGTTGTGCTATCATGGATTGCTGGTTTCGATGGTGGTTTGCCTGTTTACTATCGCATACGATATAG GCAATTGGATGAGGATAAATACAAGTACGTTGAAGCTAGACCAAATTTCCTAAACGCTACCATCTCTGGACTTCAATCGAATACGGTTTATGTCTTTTCGGTTATGGCTGCCAATGAAGCTGGTGGATCAAAGTTCTTGCCAGATATGAAAGTCACTATTTCTGTTAATAAATCAGAAGCTATTACGGCAACAGAAACTACGGAGAAAAGTGAAATGCCCAATTTGGTTATCATTGGTATTACGTCGGCAGCAATGATTTTGCTTATCTTGAATGCTGCATTGGTGGCATGGTTTGTGATTAGACGACAGAATAAGGATTCATCGGAAAGTGAACATCAGACGGATGATGCATATTCAAAGGATGACAACCAGTCGGATTATAAG ggtgaaaatcacaaaaaagcTGCCTCAACATATTTAGTAGAAAATGTGGACATCATTCAATCAGCATCATTTCCACCAAAATATCAAGAGAGTTCTTTAAGTTCTCCCCCCTACACCATTAATGCAG ATTATACCAAAACACTGCCAAATCCAAAGCGTCATGCTAAGATTATGAATGACAATCGATCAAAGGATGATCACATGTTGGTGTCCAATGGATTATATATTCCTTCGCCATCACCAGCTTCGTCATTGGTCATCAAAGGGAGTTATATCTCTTCGCCGTCACCGGCGCCACCGCCTGATGGATCATATTTTAACATGAGCGATAAATACTTATCGTATCCACCAGTG gtttattaa